A single Candidatus Hydrogenedentota bacterium DNA region contains:
- the rplW gene encoding 50S ribosomal protein L23, which yields MSVEPHKIILRPIITEDSQIQTRKANQYTFRVHPEANKQQIKEAIEIQFPEVHVVSVNTMNYQGKLRQHMRSRRVGRRSQWKKAIVTLRRGDVIELI from the coding sequence ATGAGCGTAGAGCCCCACAAGATCATTCTGCGGCCGATTATCACGGAAGATTCGCAGATCCAGACGCGCAAAGCAAACCAATATACGTTTCGCGTGCATCCCGAAGCGAACAAACAGCAAATCAAGGAAGCGATTGAGATCCAGTTTCCCGAAGTGCATGTCGTTTCGGTAAACACGATGAACTATCAGGGCAAACTCCGGCAGCACATGCGGTCGCGGCGCGTCGGGCGCCGTTCCCAGTGGAAGAAAGCGATCGTTACGCTGCGCCGGGGCGATGTCATTGAACTGATTTAG
- the rplB gene encoding 50S ribosomal protein L2, which produces MPVKRFKPVTPSRRGMSVADFSEITKTRPEKALTQPAHDRAGRNNQGRITMRRRGGGHKRRYRSIDFQREKDGIPGKVVSIEYDPNRSARIALISYLDGEKRYIIAPNGLAVGQRIVSGPDAEYDVGNTLPLDRIPLGTNIHNVELVPGKGGQMARAAGNGCQLLAKEGRYCVLRLPSGEMRRVLSNCRATIGTVGNEEHVNIEVGKAGRTRWLGKRPKVRGVAMNPVDHPHGGGEGRTSGGRHPSTPWGKPTKGYKTRKKTHRTNKYIIRRRTR; this is translated from the coding sequence ATGCCAGTAAAGCGATTCAAACCCGTTACCCCGTCGCGCCGCGGCATGTCGGTGGCGGATTTCTCCGAAATCACCAAGACGCGGCCCGAAAAGGCGCTTACCCAACCCGCGCACGACCGCGCCGGGCGCAACAACCAGGGCCGCATTACCATGCGGCGCCGGGGCGGCGGCCACAAGCGCCGTTACCGCAGCATCGATTTTCAGCGCGAGAAGGACGGTATTCCGGGTAAGGTCGTCTCGATTGAATACGACCCGAACCGCAGTGCGCGCATCGCGCTTATCTCCTACCTCGACGGCGAAAAGCGCTATATCATCGCGCCCAACGGTTTGGCGGTGGGCCAGCGGATCGTGAGCGGCCCCGACGCCGAGTATGATGTGGGCAACACCTTGCCGCTCGACCGCATCCCGCTGGGCACGAACATTCACAATGTCGAACTTGTGCCGGGCAAAGGCGGCCAAATGGCCCGCGCCGCGGGGAACGGCTGCCAGTTGCTGGCCAAGGAAGGCCGTTATTGCGTGCTGCGCCTGCCCTCCGGCGAAATGCGCCGGGTCCTCTCCAACTGCCGCGCCACCATCGGCACGGTCGGCAATGAAGAGCACGTCAACATCGAGGTCGGCAAGGCGGGCCGGACCCGCTGGCTCGGCAAGCGGCCCAAGGTGCGCGGCGTCGCGATGAACCCGGTGGACCACCCGCACGGCGGCGGCGAGGGCCGCACCTCGGGCGGCCGGCACCCCAGCACGCCGTGGGGCAAGCCCACCAAGGGATACAAGACGCGCAAGAAGACGCACCGCACCAACAAGTACATCATCCGTCGCAGGACCCGGTAA
- the rplD gene encoding 50S ribosomal protein L4, with amino-acid sequence MASVKVVDTAGVEQGMLEVSDQVFDAPFNETVVHEAVLALRNAARHGTHKTKTRKEVSGGGIKPFRQKGTGRARQGSSREPQMRGGGTIFGPIPRSYRQDVPVRVKRQAVCCALSDRLREDRLSVLAGLQVEQPKTKPFAAMMARLSPEGRKTLLVTAATDRNVLLSSRNIPHVTVRTAADVNVLDVMLAGRVIVQQEALAYLQERLS; translated from the coding sequence ATGGCTTCGGTTAAAGTCGTCGATACGGCCGGCGTCGAGCAGGGTATGCTCGAGGTGAGCGACCAGGTCTTTGACGCTCCCTTTAACGAAACGGTCGTCCACGAGGCGGTCCTGGCGCTGCGGAACGCGGCCCGCCACGGCACGCACAAGACGAAAACGCGCAAGGAAGTGAGCGGCGGCGGCATTAAGCCGTTTCGTCAAAAGGGAACCGGCCGTGCCCGGCAGGGCAGCAGCCGCGAGCCCCAGATGCGCGGCGGTGGCACCATCTTTGGGCCTATCCCGCGCAGTTACCGCCAAGACGTGCCCGTGCGCGTCAAGCGGCAGGCCGTGTGCTGCGCACTCAGCGACCGGCTCCGCGAGGACCGCCTCAGCGTGCTGGCCGGATTGCAGGTGGAGCAGCCCAAGACGAAACCGTTTGCCGCGATGATGGCGCGCCTGTCGCCCGAAGGGCGCAAAACGCTGCTGGTCACGGCAGCCACGGACCGGAACGTGCTGTTGTCGTCGCGCAACATCCCGCACGTGACCGTGCGCACAGCCGCTGACGTCAATGTGCTGGACGTGATGCTGGCCGGCCGCGTGATTGTTCAGCAAGAGGCGCTAGCATACTTGCAGGAGAGGCTGTCATGA
- the rpsS gene encoding 30S ribosomal protein S19 has protein sequence MARSLKKGYFVEVSLLDKIRAAQATKDRKVIKTWSRRSTVIPDMVGLTIAVHNGKTFIPVFITENMVGHRLGEFAPTRTFRAHAGAK, from the coding sequence GTGGCTCGTTCACTGAAAAAGGGATACTTCGTAGAAGTGAGCCTGCTCGACAAGATTCGCGCGGCGCAGGCGACCAAGGACCGCAAGGTCATCAAGACGTGGTCGCGGCGTTCGACGGTCATCCCCGACATGGTGGGGTTGACCATTGCGGTCCACAACGGCAAGACGTTCATCCCGGTGTTCATCACCGAGAACATGGTCGGGCACAGGCTGGGCGAATTCGCGCCTACGCGCACGTTCCGCGCGCACGCGGGCGCGAAGTAA
- the rplV gene encoding 50S ribosomal protein L22 has translation MATAKAYVKNLTVAPRKARLVADLIRGKKVAEARYILDYTLKKSAMPLRKLLDSAVANAENLAAEKHDRIDTDEMVVSTIMVDQGLTLKRWRAMPRGRGVRIRKTRSHVRIEISGGEVQEKASAKGKTKK, from the coding sequence ATGGCAACCGCCAAGGCATACGTTAAAAACCTGACCGTCGCCCCGCGCAAGGCCCGGCTCGTAGCCGACCTGATCCGCGGCAAGAAGGTGGCGGAAGCGCGCTACATTCTGGACTACACGTTGAAGAAGTCCGCCATGCCGCTGCGCAAGCTGCTCGATTCGGCCGTGGCCAACGCCGAAAACCTGGCCGCGGAAAAGCACGACCGCATCGACACGGACGAGATGGTCGTCTCGACGATCATGGTGGACCAGGGCCTGACGCTGAAACGCTGGCGCGCCATGCCGCGCGGCCGGGGCGTGCGCATTCGCAAGACCCGCAGCCATGTGCGCATTGAGATCAGCGGCGGCGAGGTCCAGGAAAAAGCCTCCGCAAAAGGCAAAACGAAAAAATAA